One segment of Erigeron canadensis isolate Cc75 chromosome 2, C_canadensis_v1, whole genome shotgun sequence DNA contains the following:
- the LOC122587697 gene encoding uncharacterized protein LOC122587697: MPPKAPSGSQKRKKRKLDEEMRKSQAGALDKFIHRQPVEEHVETNIEDVEQEDHVEANINEEKAEEQANEEEYVEPNVNEEHVEHNPIDIFDPGRWEGLNSDQIKLLVEKGPNRDTSIVYGPYDALGRRFSTALYTRTLSNM, from the coding sequence atgccTCCTAAAGCACCATCTGGTAGTCAAAAACGTAAAAAGAGAAAACTTGATGAAGAAATGAGAAAGTCACAAGCCGGTGCTCTAGATAAATTTATCCATAGACAACCTGTTGAAGAACACGTTGAGACTAACATTGAAGATGTTGAACAAGAAGATCATGTTGAGGCTAATATAAATGAAGAGAAGGCAGAAGAGCAAGCAAATGAAGAAGAGTATGTCGAGCCTAATGTAAATGAAGAACATGTAGAGCATAACCCAATTGATATATTTGATCCAGGAAGGTGGGAAGGATTAAATTCTGATCAGATAAAACTTTTGGTCGAGAAAGGTCCAAACAGAGATACTAGTATTGTGTATGGTCCTTATGATGCACTTGGTAGACGATTTTCCACTGCTTTATATACAAGAACTTTATCAAATATGTAG
- the LOC122587698 gene encoding zinc finger MYM-type protein 1-like, protein MTKWFDMRKRLKLNKTIDQVQYEPFKKERDYWKQVLLRIFALVKYLAKHNLAFRGSQEKLYQKGNGNFLGGIVILEEFDPVIKEHMRKILRDKLHVHYLGHNIQNEIVLLLGEEIKKEIIKKIKEAKYYSLILDCTPDSRFLNVNDTTGKGLFDITLEELKSLGLDIDDMRGQGYDNGANMKGKHQGVQKRFLDINPRAFYTPCGCHSVNLTLCDMANTTPKGKSFFGHIQRIYTIFSNSTKRWQILKDNVKAWSLKSLSQTRWESRVESVKAIRMQLIDVREALLEVGEKGTDPGIADEANSLAEKELCDFEFLVSIVIWYQVLNQVNVMSKKLQLMDMHLDTAIEEINKLIGYFKDYRETSFFKAIDEAKEIAIEMGINPVFHQKRAIQRKRKFDESSSSQEVLFTGEENFKVNYFLYIVDKAIGSLETRFEQFKEYEKLFGFLFPHNLRGIDDKDLKLSAYGPGLSLT, encoded by the exons ATGACTAAATGGTTCGATATGCGTAAAAGATTGAAGTTGAATAAAACAATCGATCAAGTTCAATACGAGCCGttcaagaaagaaagagatTACTGGAAACAAGTCCTTCTGAGAATTTTTGCACTAGTGAAGTATCTTGCTAAACATAATTTAGCATTTCGTGGAAGCCAAGAAAAGTTGTATCAAAAAG GTAATGGAAATTTCCTGGGTGGAATTGTAATATTGGAAGAGTTTGATCCGGTTATCAAAGAGCATATGCGGAAGATCTTAAGAGATAAACTTCATGTGCATTATCTTGGACACAACATCCAAAACGAGATAGTACTTCTGCTTGgagaagaaattaaaaaagaaattatcaAGAAGATAAAGGAAGCAAAGTATTACTCACTCATACTTGACTGCACTCCCGATTCAA GATTTTTGAATGTtaatgatactactggaaaagGACTGTTTGATATTACATTAGAAGAGTTAAAGTCTCTTGGTCTTGATATTGATGATATGCGTGGACAAGGTTATGACAATGGGGCAAACATGAAAGGAAAACACCAAGGAGTGCAAAAGAGATTTTTAGATATAAATCCTAGAGCATTCTACACTCCTTGTGGTTGTCATTCTGTTAATCTTACATTATGTGATATGGCTAACACCACTCCTAAAGGAAAAAGTTTTTTTGGACATATCCAACGTATTTACACTATCTTTTCAAATTCTACTAAGAGGTGGCAAATTTTGAAAGATAATGTCAAAGCTTGGAGTCTTAAGTCATTGTCACAAACTCGTTGGGAAAGTCGTGTTGAAAGTGTTAAGGCTATTAGAATGCAACTTATTGATGTACGGGAAGCCTTACTTGAAGTTGGAGAAAAAGGTACTGATCCTGGAATTGCAGATGAAGCAAACTCGTTAGCAGAAAAAGAACTTTGTGACTTTGAGTTTTTGGTATCAATAGTCATATGGTATCAAGTATTAAACCAGGTGAATGTTATGAGTAAGAAGTTACAATTAATGGATATGCATCTTGATACTGCAATTGAAGAAATAAACAAATTGATCGGGTATTTCAAAGATTATAGAGAAACGAGTTTTTTTAAAGCAATTGATGAAGCTAAGGAGATTGCTATTGAAATGGGTATTAATCCGGTATTTCATCAAAAGCGCGCGATCCAAAGGAAAAGGAAATTTGATGAGAGTTCAAGTAGCCAAGAAGTTTTATTTACAGGAGAAGAGAACTTTAAAGTCAATTATTTCTTATATATTGTTGATAAAGCCATTGGTTCTCTTGAAACAAGATTTGAACAATTCAAGGAATATGAGAAATTATTTGGCTTTTTATTTCCACATAACTTACGGGGAATCGATGATAAAGATCTTAAGTTGTCAGCTTACGGGCCAGGCCTCTCTTTGACCTGA
- the LOC122589967 gene encoding UDP-glucuronate:xylan alpha-glucuronosyltransferase 1-like: MLLATLVLMYYLIAIHQHEYMSHVISRRHCVSIWNPIERPHYTYESHSEVDWDEISTIFTKIPIVNELIHGIGFLNFNDKEIFEWKTRIFPNSANHIVLHLEPVDKNVTWESLYPEWIDEEQEDEVPKCPNLPKLDTPIKRLDVIVVKLPCSNDGNWTRDVARLHLQLATADLATSAKGDYIMYVLFISDCVPIPNLFPCKELVVQQGNAWLYKPNLKVLREKLQLPIGSCELALPFRPQGEDYIGDVLREAYVTILHSADMYVCGAIAVAQSIRMVGSTRDLVILVDDTISDYHKLGLALAGWKIRTIQRIRNPKAENGTYNEYNYSKFRLWQLTDYKKIIFIDADLLILRNIDFLFQMPEISATGNNGTLFNSGVMVIEPSNCTFELLMDHINDITSYNGGDQGYLNEIFTWWHRIPKHMNYLKDFWIGDDEKSKEKKAKLFGANPHILYVLHYLGLKPWLCYRDYDCNWNVELLQEFASDVAHYNWWKVHDTMPPQLQQFCLLSTKQKGQLGWDRRQAHKSNFSDRHWKIKIQDPRKSICIDKLCQQKTNRSDNQRRSHTR; this comes from the exons ATGTTACTCGCAACTCTTGTTTTGATGTACTATCTCATAGCGATTCATCAACATGAATACATGTCTCATGTAATTTCACG GCGGCATTGTGTAAGCATATGGAACCCGATTGAAAGACCACATTACACATACGAGTCACATTCTGAAGTTGATTGGGATGAGATCTCGACCATTTTTACAAAGATACCAATAGTTAATGAACTTATTCATGGGATCGGGTTCTTGAACTTCAATGACAAGGAAATCTTTGAATGGAAAACACGAATTTTCCCAAATAGTGCAAACCACATAGTCCTGCATCTTGAACCGGTCGACAAAAATGTGACATGGGAGTCATTATATCCAGAATGGATTGATGAAGAACAAGAAGATGAAGTTCCAAAGTGCCCAAATCTCCCCAAGCTTGACACGCCTATAAAAAGGCTTGATGTGATCGTAGTCAAGCTTCCCTGTAGTAACGATGGGAATTGGACTAGAGATGTGGCTCGGCTGCACTTGCAACTTGCAACTGCAGATCTAGCCACATCAGCTAAGGGTGATTACATAATGTACGTGCTATTCATATCCGATTGTGTCCCAATCCCAAACTTGTTTCCTTGTAAAGAACTTGTAGTTCAACAAGGCAATGCTTGGTTGTACAAACCAAATTTGAAGGTATTGAGGGAGAAACTACAACTTCCAATTGGATCTTGTGAACTTGCACTTCCTTTTAGACCTCAAG GTGAAGATTATATTGGTGATGTTCTACGTGAAGCATATGTAACAATCCTACATTCGGCTGACATGTATGTTTGTGGGGCAATCGCGGTTGCACAAAGCATTCGAATGGTTGGGTCTACTAGAGACCTTGTGATACTTGTTGACGACACGATTAGCGATTACCACAAGCTTGGACTTGCCCTGGCAGGATGGAAGATCCGCACTATTCAGAGAATAAGAAACCCCAAAGCCGAAAATGGCACATACAACGAATACAACTATAGCAAGTTTCGTTTATGGCAGTTAACTGATTACAAAAAGATTATCTTCATTGATGCTGATTTACTCATCCTTAGGAACATTGATTTCCTTTTTCAAATGCCTGAAATTTCCGCCACAGGGAACAATGGGACACTTTTCAACTCGGGTGTCATGGTCATCGAGCCATCAAATTGCACATTTGAACTTTTGATGGATCACATCAATGATATTACATCTTATAATGGGGGTGATCAAGGTTACTTGAATGAAATCTTCACATGGTGGCATAGAATTCCAAAACACATGAATTACCTAAAGGATTTTTGGATTGGGGATGATGAGAAAAGCAAAGAGAAAAAAGCAAAACTTTTTGGTGCAAACCCACATATTCTCTATGTCCTCCATTACCTCGGCTTAAAACCATGGTTGTGTTATAGAGACTATGATTGTAACTGGAATGTGGAATTGTTACAAGAATTTGCGAGTGATGTGGCGCACTATAATTGGTGGAAAGTGCACGATACGATGCCACCCCAATTGCAACAGTTTTGTCTTTTGTCGACAAAGCAAAAGGGCCAACTGGGGTGGGATCGTAGGCAAGCACATAAGAGTAACTTTTCTGATCGTCATTGGAAAATTAAGATTCAAGATCCACGAAAAAGCATCTGCATCGACAAATTGTGCCAGCAAAAAACAAACCGGTCTGATAACCAGAGGCGAAGTCATACACGGTAA